The Streptomyces tubercidicus DNA segment CGGTCGGCCCGTCGCCGGTGGTCGGCGAGCGGGCGTACGACCTGGCGGCGCTGGTGCTGGACCGCTCCGAGGATCTGCTGGCCGGTTCCGGTGCGGCCGCCGTGGCCCGCCGCCGGGTGGCCAAACTGGCCGACTCCCTGGAGGTGGACCGGGACCGGCTGCGTGACTGGACGCTGTACCGGGCGGTGGACACCGGCGTACGGGAGGTGGCCGTGGGCGACCGGCAGCGCGGGGAACAGCTGCTGGAGTTCGCGGCCTGGCTGTAGGCCGGTCCAGGGCCCGCCCGGTGGAACAGCCCTCGTGGGCAACGGCGAACGGGCCGGCCGGGGCGCCCCCCTGACCGGCCCGTTCGCCTACGGCGGTTACGCGCTGAGGCGGGCGACGGCCTCCTCGACCGTCAGCTCCTCGCGCTCGCCCGTACGGCGGTCCTTGACCTCGACCACGCCCTCGGCGGCGCGGCGGCCCGCGACGACGATCGTCGGCACGCCGAGCAGCTCGGCGTCGGTGAACTTCACGCCCGGCGAGACACCGGCCCGGTCGTCGACAAGAACCCGCAGGCCCGCGGCGCCGAGCTGTTCGCCGACCTCCAGGGCGAGTTCCGTCTGCTTGGCCTTGCCGGCCGCGACGACATGCACATCGGCCGGGGCGATCTCGCGGGGCCAGCACAGCCCCTTCTCGTCGTGGGTCTGCTCGGCGAGGGCGGCGACCGCACGGGAGACGCCGATGCCGTAGGAGCCCATGGTGACCCGGGCGGGCTTGCCGTTCTGGCCCAGCACATCCAGCTCGAAGGCGTCCGCGTACTTGCGGCCGAGCTGGAAGATGTGGCCGATCTCGATGGCGCGGTCGATCTTCAGGCCGGTGCCGCACTTCGGGCAGGGGTCGCCGGGCTCGACGACGACCATGTCGAGGTACTCGTCGACCTCGAAGTCCCGGCCGACGACGACATTGCGGGCGTGCTTGCCCTCCTTGTTGGCGCCGGTGACCCAGGCGGTGCCCTGGGCGACGCGCGGGTCCGCGAGGTAGCGGAACGCCTTGCCGGCCAGACCCTGCGGGCCGACATAGCCGCGGACCAGGTCCGGGCGGTCCACGAAGTCCTCGGCCGTGACCAGCTCGACGGTGGCCGGTGCCAGGTGCTCACCGAGCTTGCCGAGGTCGACCTCGCGGTTGCCCGGTACGCCGACCGCGACGATCTCGCCGTCGACCTTGACCAGGAGGTTCTTCAGGGTCGCGGAGGCCGGGACACCGAGGTACTCGGCGAGGGTCTCGATGGTCGGGGTGTCGGGGGTGTCCAGCTCCTCGACGGGGCCGTGCGCGGAGCCGTCGACGGGCTCGACCTTGACCGAGACGGCCTCGGTGTTGGCGGCGTAGTCGCAGGCCGGGCAGTCGACGAAGGTGTCCTCACCGGCGGCGGCGGGGGCCAGGAACTCCTCGGAGGCGGAGCCGCCCATCGCACCGGAGACGGCGGAGACGATGCGGTAGTCCAGGCCGAGCCGCTCGAAGATCTTGGTGTAGGCCTCGCGGTGCAGCGCGTAGGACTGCTCCAGGCCCTCGTCGGTGGTGTCGAAGCTGTACGAGTCCTTCATCTGGAACTCGCGGCCGCGCAGCACACCGGAGCGGGGGCGGGCCTCGTCGCGGTACTTGGTCTGGATCTGGTAGAGGATCACCGGCAGGTCCTTGTAGGACGTGCACTGGTCCTTGACCGTGAGGGTGAAGATCTCCTCGTGGGTGGGGCCGAGGAGGTAGTCGGCGCCCTTGCGGTCCTTGAGGCGGAAGAGCAGGTCGCCGTACTCCTCCCAGCGGCCGCTGGCCTCGTAGGGCTCCTTGGGCAGCAGGGCCGGCAGCAGGACCTCCTGGCCGCCGATGGCGTCCATCTCCTCGCGCACGACGCGGGAGACGTTCTCCAGGACCTTCTTGCCCAGCGGCAGCCACGTCCAGATGCCGGCGGAGGAGCGGCGGACGTACCCGGCGCGGACGAGCAGCTTGTGGCTGGCGGTCTCGGCGTCGGCCGGGTCGTCGCGCAGTGTCTTGATCATCAAGCGGGACATGCGCTGGACCTGTGCGGCGTGGGCCATGGAAGTTTCTCCTGCGTAAGAAAGGTGACTCCCAGGAGGTTAGCTGGAGGGGGATGGCGCAAGGAAATGCGTATCCGCTGCGCTTTGCTTTCGGCCCCACGTTTTTGGCTGTCCCGCCGTGGATGTTGCTCGCCGTTGCGCCTGCGGCGGGCGGGTCCGCTGCGCGGGGCTGTCGGGTGCGGTGACGGGCCTCCGCGGGTGGGGTGTGCCGGACTGCTTCGCTTTACGTCCGGCACACCCCACCCGCTCCGACCCGTCCCCTCCCGTTGGGGGAGGGAAAAACGGTGGGTGGAAGTGCACGCCGGTGGTCCACTGCACTTCGCGAAGCAGGAGAGAAACGTCCTACGGACGCCCGCCCCCACCCACGTGCACTCGCTCCCTCAACGGGAGGGGACGGGCCGGAGGGGCCGGTGTGTGGGACGTAAAGCGAAGCAGTCCCACACACCGGCCCCGGAGGCCCGTCACCGCACCCGACACCCACCCGCCCGCCGCAGGCGCCACGGCGACAAACCCCCACGGCGGGAAAGCCGACAACGTGGGAAAAACAAGGCGTCAGAGACGCCGCAGAGGCAGCGGGGCGCCCATCACCGCGTACGGGGTGGGGGCGCTGGGGAAGAGGACGCGGCGGGCGAGGTCCTGGTAGCCGAGGGAGCGGTAGAGGCGGCGGGCGGGGCTTTCGGTGTCGATGGCGGAGAGGATGGAGCGTGGTTCGGTGGCCTCGTCGGTGATGCGGGTGATCAGTGCGCGGCCGGCGCCCCGGTGCTGGTAGGCGGGGTGGACGTGCAGCTCGGTGATGGTGAAGGAGTTGTCGAGCCAGTGGTCGAGGCCCTCGCTGCGGAGGTAGGGCTGGACCACGGTGGACCACCAGTGGGCGCGGTCGTTGGGCATGCCGTAGACGAAGCCGACCAGCCGGCCCTCGGGGGTGGTGGCGCCGAGGGCGCGGGCGCCGGGGCAGGCGAGGTGGCGCAGCACGATGTGCCGGCGGACGGCGATCTCCTCGTCGCTGAGGCCGAACGCGGCTGCCTGGACGGCCAGCGCGTCATCCACGCGGGCAGCGAGATCAAGGGGGCCGACCGCGACGTCATCCATGCCCGGAGCGTACAAGGCGGTGCGTCAGAACAGTACGCTCATGAAGGCCCCGACTTCCTCGAAGCCCACCCGGCGATAGGAGGCGCGGGCCGCGGTGTTGAAGTCGTTGACGTAGAGGCTGACGACGGGGGCGACATCGCTGAGGGCGTAGCGCAGCACGGCGGCCATCCCGGTCTCGGAGAGGCCCTTGCCGCGGTAGGCGGGGTCGACCCAGACGCCCTGGATCTGGCAGGCCCGCTGGGTGGCGGCGCCGATCTCGGCCTTGAAGATGACCTTGCCGTTCTCGATCCGGGCGAAGGAGCGGCCGGCGCCGACGAGTTCGGCGACCCGGGCCTGGTAGAGCAGCCCGCCGTCGCCGGCCATCGGGGAGATGCCGACCTCTTCGGTGAACATGGCCACGCACGCGGGCATGATCAGGTCCATCTCGTTCTTGCGGATCCGCCGGACGTACGGGTCGGGGGCGATCTCGGCGGACGGTGCGGTGGTGACCATCAGGGGCTGGTGGGCACGGATTTCGCGGGCCGGTCCCCAGTAGGGCTCCAGGAGCGACCACAGGGCGCCGGTGGATTCCGCGGGGCCGACGATGGACGAGCAGCGGCGGCCCTGGCGGCGGGCGCGCTCGGCGAAGCCGCGGATGGCCTCGGAGGTGGCGCAGACGGGGACGAGGTTGGCCCCGGCGTAGCAGAGCGACTCCAGGCGGCCGTCCACGTACCAGCCCCACATCTCGCCGCCCAGCCGCCAGGGGTCGAGGCCGGCGATCTGTACGCGGGCGGCGACAAAGGCATTGGCGACCGGATCGCGGTCGAGGACCGCGAGGGCGTCGTCGAGCTCCCCGGGCTCAAGGACCTTGATGGCGGTGGTCGTCAGCACGTGTGGGAAAGCCTCACCGTTACGGGCCTGGGAGGCCAGGCGGGAGCAGGTCTTGGCACTTTACCTCGCGCCTGCGGGGAGCACCCGGCCGCTGCGCGGCGGATTGCCGCGGGGCAGCGCGGAGCCCCGCGGACGGGCGGGCGGCGGGGCTCTGCGGCGGTGCGGAGGGGCCGTGGGTCAGCCGGCGATGGCCACGGTCGGCTCGCCGGAGGCGATGCCGTCCTTCTCCATCTGCTCGGCGATCTTCATGGCCTCTTCGATGAGGGTCTCGACGATCTTCGACTCGGGGACGGTCTTGATGACCTCGCCCTTGACGAAGATCTGGCCCTTGCCGTTGCCGGAGGCGACACCGAGGTCGGCTTCGCGGGCTTCGCCGGGGCCGTTGACGACACAGCCCATGACGGCGACGCGCAGCGGCACCTCCATGCCGTCCAGGCCCGCGGTGACCTCGTCGGCGAGCTTGTAGACATCGACCTGGGCGCGGCCGCAGGACGGGCAGGAGACGATCTCCAGCCGGCGCTGGCGCAGGTTGAGCGACTCCAGGATGGAGATGCCGACCTTGACCTCTTCGGCGGGCGGCGCGGACAGCGAGACCCGGATGGTGTCGCCGATGCCCTCGCTGAGCAGTGCGCCGAAGGCGACGGCGGACTTGATGGTGCCCTGGAAGGCCGGACCGGCCTCCGTGACGCCGAGGTGGAGGGGGTAGTCGGACTGGGCGGCGAGCTGCCGGTAGGCGTTGACCATCACGACCGGGTCGTTGTGCTTGACCGAGATCTTGATGTCGCGGAAGCCGTGCTCCTCGAAGAGGGACGCCTCCCACAGCGCGGACTCGACGAGCGCCTCGGGGGTGGCCTTGCCGTACTTCTGGAGCAGGCGGCGGTCCAGGGAGCCGGCGTTGACGCCGATCCGGATCGGGGTGCCGGCGTCGCCGGCGGCCTTGGCGATCTCCTTGACCTTGTCGTCGAACTGCTTGATGTTGCCCGGGTTGACCCGGACCGCGGCGCAGCCGGCGTCGATGGCGGCGAAGACGTACTTCGGCTGGAAATGAATGTCCGCAATAACCGGAATCTGGGACTTCCTGGCGATCACGGGCAGCGCATCGGCGTCGTCCTGCGTCGGGCAGGCGACCCGGACGATCTGGCAGCCGGAGGCCGTCAGCTCGGCGATCTGCTGCAGTGTCGCGCCGATGTCGGACGTGCGCGTGGTCGTCATCGACTGCACCGAGACCGGTGCGTCTCCGCCCACGGCGACCGGCCCGACCTGGATCTTGCGGCTGACCCGTCGGTCGGCAAGCTTGGTCGGTACGTCCGGCATTCCCAGTGAAATGGCAGTCATCTGGCGAGCAACCCCAAGGTGTGGATCAAGGCCCCGCAGCGGCGGGCTCCGGTCTTCGAGATTACGGCACACACGTCGCGGCAAGCACATCGCGGCCCGCGCGGCACCACGAACGGAGACGGCCGGACACCTCCAAACGCCACAGAGGTGCCCGGCCGCCGCAAACGTGCTTTCTAGGTCAGCTTCACCGGGTTCACCACGTCGGCGACGAGGACCAGCAGCGTGAAGCAGATGAAGATCCCGGCGACGACGTACGCGACCGGCATCAGCTTGGCGACGTCGAAGGGGCCGGGATCGGGACGCCGGACGATCTTGGCGAAGGCCCGTCGGATCGACTCCCACACGGCACCGGCGATATGCCCGCCGTCCAGCGGCAGCAGCGGCAGCATGTTGAACAGGAACAGCGAGAGGTTGAAGCCCGCGACCAGGAAGAGCATGGTCGCCACCCGCTGCTCCGGCGGGATGTTCAGCGAGAAGACCTCGCCGCCGACCCGGGCCGCGCCGACCACGCCCATCGGGGAGTCCTGCTTGCGCTCGCCCCCGTTGAAGGCCGCGTCCCACAGGTCCGGGACCTTGGCGGGCAGGTTTATCAGCGAGGAGACGCCCTGCTCGACCATGTTGCCCATGCGGTCGACGGACTGGCCGAAGGACTGCTGGACGACGCCGCTGGCCGGGGTGAAGCCGAGGAATCCGGCGGTGACGAATTCACCGGGGACGTAGCCGCCGTGGCCGTCGGTCTTGGCGACCTTGTTCTCGATCAGGTCGGCCCGCAGGGTCTTGCGCGCGCCGTGCCGTTCGACGACGAGGGTCGCGGGCCCGGTGGTGTCGCGGATCTGCTGCTGGAGGGCGCCCCAGTCCGGCACCGGGTGCCCGTTGAACGAGACGATCTTGTCGCCGGCCCGCAGGCCCGCGGCCTTGGCCGGGGAGTCCTTGGCGCCGGCCGGGCACTTGTCGGTCTTGGCCGAGGCCGAGATGACGCACTCCGAGACCGAGCCGACCTGGGTGGTCTGGGTGTTGATGCCGAAGCCCATCAGCACGCTCATGAAGATCACGA contains these protein-coding regions:
- a CDS encoding GNAT family N-acetyltransferase, translating into MLTTTAIKVLEPGELDDALAVLDRDPVANAFVAARVQIAGLDPWRLGGEMWGWYVDGRLESLCYAGANLVPVCATSEAIRGFAERARRQGRRCSSIVGPAESTGALWSLLEPYWGPAREIRAHQPLMVTTAPSAEIAPDPYVRRIRKNEMDLIMPACVAMFTEEVGISPMAGDGGLLYQARVAELVGAGRSFARIENGKVIFKAEIGAATQRACQIQGVWVDPAYRGKGLSETGMAAVLRYALSDVAPVVSLYVNDFNTAARASYRRVGFEEVGAFMSVLF
- a CDS encoding proline--tRNA ligase, with product MAHAAQVQRMSRLMIKTLRDDPADAETASHKLLVRAGYVRRSSAGIWTWLPLGKKVLENVSRVVREEMDAIGGQEVLLPALLPKEPYEASGRWEEYGDLLFRLKDRKGADYLLGPTHEEIFTLTVKDQCTSYKDLPVILYQIQTKYRDEARPRSGVLRGREFQMKDSYSFDTTDEGLEQSYALHREAYTKIFERLGLDYRIVSAVSGAMGGSASEEFLAPAAAGEDTFVDCPACDYAANTEAVSVKVEPVDGSAHGPVEELDTPDTPTIETLAEYLGVPASATLKNLLVKVDGEIVAVGVPGNREVDLGKLGEHLAPATVELVTAEDFVDRPDLVRGYVGPQGLAGKAFRYLADPRVAQGTAWVTGANKEGKHARNVVVGRDFEVDEYLDMVVVEPGDPCPKCGTGLKIDRAIEIGHIFQLGRKYADAFELDVLGQNGKPARVTMGSYGIGVSRAVAALAEQTHDEKGLCWPREIAPADVHVVAAGKAKQTELALEVGEQLGAAGLRVLVDDRAGVSPGVKFTDAELLGVPTIVVAGRRAAEGVVEVKDRRTGEREELTVEEAVARLSA
- the ispG gene encoding flavodoxin-dependent (E)-4-hydroxy-3-methylbut-2-enyl-diphosphate synthase, whose product is MTAISLGMPDVPTKLADRRVSRKIQVGPVAVGGDAPVSVQSMTTTRTSDIGATLQQIAELTASGCQIVRVACPTQDDADALPVIARKSQIPVIADIHFQPKYVFAAIDAGCAAVRVNPGNIKQFDDKVKEIAKAAGDAGTPIRIGVNAGSLDRRLLQKYGKATPEALVESALWEASLFEEHGFRDIKISVKHNDPVVMVNAYRQLAAQSDYPLHLGVTEAGPAFQGTIKSAVAFGALLSEGIGDTIRVSLSAPPAEEVKVGISILESLNLRQRRLEIVSCPSCGRAQVDVYKLADEVTAGLDGMEVPLRVAVMGCVVNGPGEAREADLGVASGNGKGQIFVKGEVIKTVPESKIVETLIEEAMKIAEQMEKDGIASGEPTVAIAG
- a CDS encoding M50 family metallopeptidase, producing the protein MTTWMTILGIVVFVVGLLFSIAWHELGHLSTAKMFGIRVPQYMVGFGPTLFSRKKGDTEYGIKAVPLGGYIRMIGMFPPGDDGKLQARSTSPFRGMIEDARSAAFEELQPGDEKRLFYTRKPWKRVIVMFAGPFMNLILAVVIFMSVLMGFGINTQTTQVGSVSECVISASAKTDKCPAGAKDSPAKAAGLRAGDKIVSFNGHPVPDWGALQQQIRDTTGPATLVVERHGARKTLRADLIENKVAKTDGHGGYVPGEFVTAGFLGFTPASGVVQQSFGQSVDRMGNMVEQGVSSLINLPAKVPDLWDAAFNGGERKQDSPMGVVGAARVGGEVFSLNIPPEQRVATMLFLVAGFNLSLFLFNMLPLLPLDGGHIAGAVWESIRRAFAKIVRRPDPGPFDVAKLMPVAYVVAGIFICFTLLVLVADVVNPVKLT
- a CDS encoding GNAT family N-acetyltransferase, which codes for MDDVAVGPLDLAARVDDALAVQAAAFGLSDEEIAVRRHIVLRHLACPGARALGATTPEGRLVGFVYGMPNDRAHWWSTVVQPYLRSEGLDHWLDNSFTITELHVHPAYQHRGAGRALITRITDEATEPRSILSAIDTESPARRLYRSLGYQDLARRVLFPSAPTPYAVMGAPLPLRRL